One window of the Actinomyces wuliandei genome contains the following:
- a CDS encoding acyl-CoA dehydrogenase family protein, which produces MTVATPTTTATTTATPTPAGTACAASAPGTGARPALVWATGADAGQEGLRDAAAPFAREAAALASQVDSGQASPRPLLSRLGEAGLLDLGVQELLDGDPQAADVRAPAGLIAALARECMSTAFGLWAHRMVLDYLARGVRSQATQTVLGELRSGRRLGSTAMASGLKWLAGVEDLAVRAVPDGQGWRLTGFISWASNLCDDSVVVLPASTPQGTVVVWVEARALEVRPVTGLLALNATASGTIRLRDVAVGPSQVVSTELASLARGFKPTMLILQSAFCLGLAQRSLEEARSSQDRGANTVFHEDVAILARELQRFRERWEAAAADTGSASMAEVLRLRLEAASLAGRATRLEATLAGGRGYQERTDASRRFREAAFLPVQSPSEGHLRWELSSLA; this is translated from the coding sequence ATGACAGTCGCCACCCCTACCACAACCGCCACGACAACCGCCACGCCCACTCCCGCTGGTACGGCCTGCGCCGCTTCTGCCCCCGGTACGGGTGCGCGCCCCGCCCTGGTCTGGGCCACGGGCGCCGACGCCGGGCAGGAGGGCCTGCGCGACGCCGCCGCCCCCTTTGCCCGTGAGGCAGCGGCCCTGGCCAGCCAGGTCGACTCCGGTCAGGCCAGCCCCCGTCCCCTGCTCAGCAGGCTGGGCGAGGCGGGGCTGCTTGACCTGGGAGTCCAGGAGCTCCTTGACGGGGACCCTCAGGCTGCTGACGTGCGCGCACCTGCCGGACTCATCGCCGCCCTGGCGAGGGAGTGCATGTCGACCGCCTTCGGCCTGTGGGCGCACCGCATGGTCCTGGACTACCTCGCCAGGGGCGTGCGCAGCCAGGCCACGCAGACAGTGCTCGGCGAGCTGCGTTCTGGCAGGCGTCTGGGCAGCACGGCGATGGCCTCCGGCCTCAAGTGGCTGGCGGGGGTGGAGGACCTGGCCGTCCGGGCGGTGCCGGACGGCCAGGGGTGGCGGCTCACCGGATTCATCTCCTGGGCCTCCAACCTGTGTGACGACTCCGTCGTGGTCCTGCCTGCCAGCACCCCGCAGGGCACGGTCGTGGTCTGGGTGGAGGCCCGGGCGCTGGAGGTCCGGCCTGTGACCGGCCTTCTCGCCCTCAACGCCACGGCCTCGGGCACGATTCGCCTGCGCGACGTCGCGGTGGGTCCCAGCCAGGTGGTCAGCACCGAGCTGGCCAGCCTGGCCCGGGGCTTCAAGCCGACGATGCTCATCCTCCAGTCCGCCTTCTGCCTGGGCCTGGCGCAGCGCTCCCTGGAGGAGGCCCGCAGCAGCCAGGACCGGGGCGCCAACACGGTCTTCCACGAGGACGTCGCCATCCTGGCCCGCGAGCTGCAGCGGTTCCGTGAGCGCTGGGAGGCAGCGGCCGCCGACACCGGCAGTGCCAGCATGGCCGAGGTCCTGCGGCTGCGCCTGGAGGCAGCCTCCCTGGCAGGTCGGGCCACCCGGCTGGAGGCCACCCTGGCGGGCGGGCGCGGCTACCAGGAGAGGACCGACGCCTCACGCCGCTTCCGTGAGGCCGCCTTCCTGCCCGTCCAGTCTCCTTCGGAAGGACACTTGCGGTGGGAACTGTCCTCGCTCGCCTGA
- a CDS encoding ABC transporter substrate-binding protein, with the protein MRRRDLLGTAGHLASLGVVASLAGRGAWQAASASGGGGQGLLGRPLRVGYLPVTDAAALLVAHHRGLWEAAGVPSAPPVLFRSWDAVGQALVVGEVDVVHMLLPMALQLRLAQEAPVRVVAWGHTNGSAMVTSTSVTETAQLAGRRLAVPYWWSVHSVLTQHLVAACGLRPVIGASPGSQEVELVVMPPAEMVSALASGSIAGMTVADPFGAVAELEGAGRVHRLLGDVWRDHACCGVVVRQELIDTAPDAVHALLDGLVAAQDWLEAHRQEAAEVLTAGGWLPQSQTAVARALQRPEPGGVSHPDWHGQRLGFSAFPHLSCTERLVTLLGDTAVDGDRSFLERLDPVQAHGLVVDDRFVRAALERAGRTVPPRSEEVSA; encoded by the coding sequence GTGCGACGCCGTGACCTGCTGGGCACCGCGGGGCACCTGGCCTCGCTCGGCGTGGTGGCTTCCCTGGCGGGCCGGGGTGCGTGGCAGGCGGCATCCGCGTCCGGAGGCGGCGGGCAGGGGCTGCTGGGACGTCCTCTGAGAGTGGGCTACCTGCCCGTCACCGACGCCGCCGCGCTGCTGGTGGCTCACCACCGGGGCCTGTGGGAGGCCGCCGGGGTCCCCTCGGCCCCGCCGGTGCTCTTCCGCTCCTGGGACGCCGTGGGCCAGGCGCTCGTCGTCGGCGAGGTGGACGTGGTCCACATGCTGCTGCCGATGGCCCTGCAGCTGAGGCTGGCCCAGGAGGCCCCGGTCCGTGTGGTGGCCTGGGGGCACACCAACGGCTCGGCGATGGTGACCTCCACCTCTGTCACCGAGACCGCCCAGCTGGCGGGGCGCAGACTGGCCGTGCCCTACTGGTGGTCGGTCCACTCCGTCCTGACCCAGCACCTGGTCGCCGCCTGCGGTCTGCGTCCTGTCATCGGGGCCTCGCCGGGGTCGCAGGAGGTTGAGCTGGTGGTCATGCCTCCGGCGGAGATGGTCTCCGCCCTGGCCAGCGGATCGATTGCGGGCATGACGGTGGCTGACCCCTTCGGTGCCGTCGCCGAGCTGGAGGGGGCGGGCCGGGTCCACCGTCTCCTGGGTGACGTGTGGCGCGACCATGCCTGCTGCGGCGTCGTCGTGCGCCAGGAGCTTATCGACACCGCCCCGGACGCGGTCCACGCCCTTCTTGACGGCCTCGTCGCGGCACAGGACTGGCTGGAGGCCCACCGCCAGGAGGCCGCCGAGGTGCTGACAGCAGGAGGGTGGCTGCCCCAGTCCCAGACCGCCGTGGCCCGGGCGCTGCAACGCCCCGAGCCCGGTGGGGTGAGCCACCCGGACTGGCACGGGCAGCGTCTGGGCTTCTCCGCCTTCCCGCACCTGTCCTGCACCGAGCGGCTGGTGACCCTGTTGGGCGACACGGCTGTGGACGGTGACCGCTCCTTCCTTGAGCGTCTGGACCCCGTGCAGGCCCACGGCCTCGTCGTCGACGACCGGTTCGTGCGTGCGGCCCTGGAACGTGCCGGGCGCACGGTGCCGCCACGCAGTGAGGAGGTGTCCGCATGA
- a CDS encoding ABC transporter ATP-binding protein, with protein MGTVLARLRRARVRYGHVDALHDVSLDLAAGRQLAVLGPSGAGKSTLLRLLTRELAPDSGSIEWSSSGLREGVVRQQPLLFDWLTIRENVALGQQFRANHVDQALVAELMDLLGITPVAGSYPDQVSGGQAQRASFARALAIRPDLLILDEPFSALDPATRADLQLWLRQELTGRGLSSVLVTHDLDEALVLADDIVMIAAGRVTRRWANPEPAADQAAALHHPLRRSLREAYACVASEPRGQEDPGTAQATKDRAGGQAEDQAGTAEDRTAESHRATP; from the coding sequence GTGGGAACTGTCCTCGCTCGCCTGAGACGCGCCCGGGTCCGCTACGGCCACGTGGACGCGCTGCACGACGTCAGCCTCGACCTCGCCGCAGGGCGCCAGCTGGCGGTCCTGGGACCCAGCGGCGCAGGGAAGTCGACGCTGCTGCGGCTGCTCACCCGGGAGCTGGCCCCCGACTCAGGCAGCATCGAGTGGTCCTCCTCAGGCCTGCGTGAGGGGGTCGTGCGCCAGCAGCCCCTGCTGTTCGACTGGCTGACGATCCGGGAGAACGTCGCCCTGGGGCAGCAGTTCCGGGCCAACCACGTGGACCAGGCCCTGGTGGCAGAACTGATGGACCTGCTGGGGATAACCCCGGTAGCGGGCTCCTACCCGGACCAGGTCTCGGGTGGCCAGGCCCAGCGGGCCTCCTTCGCCCGGGCGCTGGCCATCCGCCCCGACCTGCTCATCCTGGACGAGCCCTTCAGCGCGCTCGACCCGGCCACGCGCGCCGACCTCCAGCTGTGGCTGCGCCAGGAGCTGACCGGTAGGGGTCTCAGCAGCGTCCTGGTCACCCATGACCTGGACGAGGCTCTCGTGCTGGCCGACGACATCGTCATGATTGCTGCCGGGCGGGTGACGCGCCGCTGGGCCAACCCGGAGCCCGCCGCCGACCAGGCGGCGGCCCTGCACCACCCGCTGCGGCGCAGCCTGCGCGAGGCCTACGCCTGTGTCGCCTCAGAGCCCCGGGGCCAGGAGGACCCGGGAACCGCCCAGGCCACCAAGGACCGGGCCGGGGGCCAGGCCGAGGACCAGGCCGGGACGGCCGAGGACCGGACTGCGGAGAGCCACCGTGCGACGCCGTGA